The Halarchaeum grantii genome includes a window with the following:
- a CDS encoding GTPBP1 family GTP-binding protein, with the protein MSVDRSVLHRALERGEQEGGNVEFKERLSRDVHLADGRLESLAAQLRHRVLSGDGEAQYVVGVTDDGGIAGVDADVFSETLDVLSLLAEEAGAHIDDVQTWGTDGEGLVGVATVRDGGTLTADDDHIIVGTAGHVDHGKSTLVGSLVTGRADDGDGDTRGFLDVQPHEVERGLSADLSYGVYGFDGDGPVRVENPHRKHERAAVVEEADRVNEVEREVERLLRTTGRAPLPVARHGVDAAVEETDDAVVPIVRTSAVDEAGLDVLDELFARLPKTAAAGGDFRLYVDRSYKVTGVGAVASGTIESGTVEAGDELLLGPFGDGSFREVEVRSIEMHYHRVDRAEAGRIVGIALKGVRESEVERGMALLPRDADPTPVRAFEADVMVLNHPTRIDAGYEPVVHLETASEAARFHPEGGQLLPGDTGTARIEFKFRPYVVEEGQRFVFREGSSKGVGTVTEILD; encoded by the coding sequence ATGAGCGTCGACCGGTCCGTCCTGCATCGCGCGCTCGAGCGCGGCGAGCAGGAGGGCGGCAACGTCGAGTTCAAGGAACGCCTCAGCCGCGACGTCCACCTCGCCGACGGGCGCCTCGAGAGCCTCGCCGCACAACTGCGCCACCGCGTCCTCTCGGGCGACGGCGAAGCCCAGTACGTCGTCGGCGTCACCGACGACGGCGGCATCGCCGGCGTCGACGCCGACGTCTTCTCCGAGACGCTTGACGTCCTCAGCCTCCTCGCCGAGGAAGCCGGCGCCCACATCGACGACGTCCAGACGTGGGGGACCGACGGCGAGGGACTGGTCGGCGTCGCCACCGTTCGGGACGGCGGCACGCTCACCGCCGACGACGACCACATCATCGTCGGCACCGCCGGCCACGTCGACCACGGCAAATCCACGCTCGTCGGCTCGCTCGTCACCGGCCGCGCCGACGACGGCGACGGCGACACCCGCGGCTTCCTCGACGTCCAGCCCCACGAGGTCGAACGCGGCCTCTCGGCCGACCTCTCCTACGGCGTCTACGGCTTCGACGGCGACGGCCCCGTCCGCGTCGAGAACCCACACCGCAAGCACGAGCGCGCCGCCGTCGTCGAGGAAGCCGACCGCGTCAACGAGGTCGAACGCGAGGTCGAACGCCTCCTCCGCACGACCGGGCGCGCCCCGCTCCCGGTCGCACGCCACGGCGTCGACGCCGCCGTCGAAGAGACCGACGACGCCGTCGTCCCGATCGTCCGCACCAGCGCCGTCGACGAGGCCGGCCTCGACGTCCTCGACGAACTCTTCGCGCGCCTCCCGAAGACCGCCGCCGCTGGTGGCGACTTCCGCCTCTACGTCGACCGCTCCTACAAGGTCACCGGGGTCGGCGCCGTCGCCTCCGGCACCATCGAGTCCGGCACCGTCGAAGCCGGCGACGAACTCCTCCTCGGCCCGTTCGGCGACGGCTCCTTCCGCGAGGTCGAAGTCCGCAGCATCGAGATGCACTACCACCGCGTCGACCGCGCCGAAGCCGGCCGCATCGTCGGCATCGCGCTCAAGGGCGTCCGCGAGAGCGAGGTCGAGCGCGGCATGGCGCTCCTCCCCCGCGACGCCGACCCGACGCCCGTCCGGGCCTTCGAGGCCGACGTCATGGTGCTCAACCACCCCACAAGGATCGACGCCGGCTACGAGCCCGTCGTCCACCTCGAAACTGCGAGCGAGGCCGCGCGATTCCACCCCGAGGGCGGCCAACTCCTCCCCGGCGACACCGGCACCGCTCGAATCGAGTTCAAGTTCCGGCCCTACGTCGTCGAGGAGGGCCAGCGCTTCGTCTTCCGCGAAGGCTCCAGCAAGGGCGTCGGTACCGTCACCGAGATCCTCGACTGA
- the pyrF gene encoding orotidine-5'-phosphate decarboxylase: protein MGFFDDLAARIEARDTMVCVGLDPDTDRLPDDVRDAELPRWQFNRRIIDATHEYAACYKPNAAFYEGPDGWRALNETIAYAHGKDVPVILDAKRGDIGNTARQYATALDRADAITVNPYMGRDSLQPFLSREEKGVFVLCRTSNPGGKDFQNLELASYEEYLYEHVARRIAEWDEHGNVGLVVGATRPDELERVREIAPDLPFLVPGVGAQGGDVEAAVEHGRTADGVGVVNSTRGIIFAGEDTEHWDRAAGEAAKRLRDRLNEYR from the coding sequence ATGGGTTTCTTCGACGACCTCGCCGCGCGCATCGAGGCGCGGGACACGATGGTCTGCGTCGGTCTCGACCCCGATACGGACCGCCTCCCCGACGACGTCCGCGACGCCGAGTTGCCGCGCTGGCAGTTCAACCGCCGCATCATCGACGCCACCCACGAGTACGCCGCCTGCTACAAGCCGAACGCCGCCTTCTACGAGGGCCCGGACGGGTGGCGCGCGCTCAACGAGACCATCGCGTACGCGCACGGGAAGGACGTTCCCGTCATCCTCGACGCGAAGCGCGGCGACATCGGGAACACCGCCCGCCAGTACGCGACGGCGCTCGACCGCGCGGACGCCATCACGGTCAACCCCTACATGGGTCGGGACAGCCTCCAACCGTTCCTCTCGCGCGAGGAGAAGGGCGTCTTCGTCCTCTGTCGCACCTCGAACCCCGGCGGGAAGGACTTCCAGAACCTCGAACTCGCCTCGTACGAGGAGTACCTCTACGAGCACGTCGCGCGCCGCATCGCGGAGTGGGACGAGCACGGGAACGTCGGCCTCGTCGTCGGCGCGACGCGCCCCGACGAACTCGAACGAGTACGCGAAATCGCGCCCGATCTCCCGTTCCTCGTGCCGGGCGTCGGCGCACAGGGCGGCGACGTCGAGGCCGCCGTCGAGCACGGCCGGACGGCCGACGGCGTCGGCGTCGTCAACTCCACGCGCGGCATCATCTTCGCGGGCGAGGACACCGAGCACTGGGACCGCGCCGCCGGCGAGGCCGCCAAGCGCCTGCGCGACCGCCTCAACGAGTACCGCTAA
- a CDS encoding DUF2240 family protein encodes MSLRVAVGAPFVSEGRDRLGEHEFVVALSLDRDWMSPDQAKRLIDVATGEGLLTREDGDLVATFDTEAVTVPEEFTPDESLFRERSAFETALDALVADGAERQDAVAAVNALQRDLGVTADVAAVLHARREGLTVDDAAAKAAEDL; translated from the coding sequence ATGAGCCTCCGCGTCGCCGTCGGCGCGCCCTTCGTCTCCGAGGGACGCGACCGGTTGGGCGAGCACGAGTTCGTCGTCGCCCTCTCGCTCGATCGGGACTGGATGAGCCCCGATCAGGCGAAACGCCTCATCGACGTCGCCACCGGCGAGGGCCTCCTCACGCGTGAGGACGGCGACCTCGTCGCGACCTTCGACACCGAGGCCGTCACCGTCCCCGAGGAGTTCACGCCCGACGAATCGCTCTTCCGCGAGCGCTCGGCCTTCGAGACGGCGCTCGACGCGCTCGTCGCCGACGGTGCCGAGCGACAGGACGCCGTCGCCGCCGTGAACGCGCTCCAGCGGGACCTCGGTGTCACCGCCGACGTCGCCGCCGTCCTCCACGCGCGCCGCGAGGGTCTCACCGTCGACGACGCCGCCGCGAAGGCCGCGGAGGACCTCTGA
- a CDS encoding 30S ribosomal protein S8e — protein MQNQGRSKRTKTGARTRPHSKKKKHELGRSPTETTLDEPRFRVVDSRGAGKKVRALSTDVANVTEDGETTRVTIEDVVENDANPNYARRNIITKGAVIETDAGRARVTSRPGQNGQVNAVVVDE, from the coding sequence ATGCAGAACCAGGGCCGCTCCAAGCGCACGAAGACGGGTGCGCGAACTCGCCCCCACTCGAAGAAGAAGAAGCACGAACTCGGTCGCTCCCCGACGGAGACGACGCTCGACGAGCCCCGCTTCCGCGTCGTCGACTCCCGCGGTGCGGGCAAGAAGGTCCGCGCGCTCTCCACGGACGTCGCGAACGTCACCGAGGACGGCGAGACGACGCGCGTCACCATCGAGGACGTCGTCGAGAACGACGCGAACCCGAACTACGCCCGCCGGAACATCATCACGAAGGGCGCCGTCATCGAGACGGACGCCGGCCGCGCGCGCGTCACCTCCCGCCCCGGCCAGAACGGGCAGGTCAACGCCGTCGTCGTCGACGAGTAA
- a CDS encoding CDC48 family AAA ATPase — translation MNEVQLEVAKAYPNDSGRGIARLDPDTLLHLKLSPGDIIEIEGAETTAAKVWRADRQDWNTDTVRIDGFTRQNADVGIGERVTIRKADAEKADSLVLAPPEEASVQFGSDAAGMVKRQILKRPVVSRDIVPVMSSTNHPFMRSPGQAIPLIAVETEPEGVVLITEDTDVELREEPISGFERTGGGITYEDIGGLQNEIQRVREMVELPMKHPQIFQKLGIEPPQGVLLHGPPGTGKTLLAKAVANETSASFFSIAGPEIISKYYGESEQQLREIFEDAKDDSPSIIFIDELDSIAPKREDVTGEVERRVVAQLLTMMDGLEGRGQVIVIAATNRVDAVDPALRRPGRFDREIEIGVPDEVGREEILKIHTRGMPLSDDVNLSHLAEETHGFVGADIESLSKEAAMRALRRYLPEIDLDEEDIPPSLIDRMIVKRQDFRGALGEVEPSAMREVLVELPKMSWDDVGGLTDAKKNVQESVEWPLNSPEKFERMGIDPPNGVLLYGPPGTGKTLMAKAVANETNANFISVKGPQLLSKWVGESEKAIRQTFRKARQVSPTVVFFDELDSLAPGRGQDVGNNVSERVVNQLLTELDGLEEMGEVMVIGATNRPDIIDPALIRSGRFDRMVMVGQPDVEGRARILEIHTEDIPLAPDVSLRELAEITDGYVGSDIASIAREAAIEALREDDSAEEVEMRHFRKAMENVRPTITDDLLDYYADVEEQFKGGNSPGQGRREGGHIGFQ, via the coding sequence ATGAACGAAGTCCAACTCGAGGTCGCGAAAGCGTACCCGAACGACTCGGGGCGCGGCATCGCGCGCCTCGACCCCGACACGCTGCTGCACCTGAAGCTCAGCCCGGGAGACATCATCGAGATCGAGGGCGCCGAGACCACCGCCGCGAAGGTCTGGCGTGCCGACCGGCAGGACTGGAACACCGACACCGTCCGCATCGACGGCTTCACCCGCCAGAACGCCGACGTCGGTATCGGCGAACGCGTCACCATCCGGAAGGCCGACGCCGAGAAGGCCGACTCGCTCGTCCTCGCGCCCCCCGAGGAGGCGTCCGTCCAGTTCGGCAGCGACGCCGCCGGCATGGTCAAGCGCCAGATCCTCAAGCGTCCCGTCGTCTCGCGCGACATCGTCCCCGTGATGTCCTCCACGAACCACCCGTTCATGCGCTCGCCGGGACAGGCCATCCCGCTCATCGCCGTCGAGACCGAGCCCGAGGGCGTCGTCCTCATCACCGAGGACACCGACGTCGAGCTGCGCGAGGAGCCCATCAGCGGCTTCGAACGCACCGGCGGCGGCATCACCTACGAGGACATCGGCGGCCTCCAGAACGAGATCCAGCGCGTCCGGGAGATGGTCGAACTCCCGATGAAGCACCCGCAGATCTTCCAGAAGCTCGGCATCGAGCCGCCACAGGGCGTGCTCCTCCACGGCCCGCCCGGCACCGGGAAGACCCTGCTCGCGAAGGCCGTCGCGAACGAGACGTCGGCGAGTTTCTTCTCCATCGCTGGCCCCGAGATCATCTCCAAGTACTACGGCGAATCCGAACAGCAACTCCGGGAGATCTTCGAGGACGCGAAGGACGACTCGCCCTCCATAATCTTCATCGACGAGCTCGACTCCATCGCGCCCAAGCGCGAGGACGTCACCGGCGAGGTCGAACGCCGCGTCGTCGCCCAGCTCCTCACGATGATGGACGGCCTCGAAGGTCGCGGCCAAGTCATCGTCATCGCCGCCACGAACCGCGTGGACGCCGTCGACCCCGCGCTCCGGCGGCCGGGTCGCTTCGACCGCGAGATCGAGATCGGCGTCCCCGACGAGGTGGGTCGCGAGGAGATCCTCAAGATCCACACGCGCGGCATGCCGCTCTCCGACGACGTCAACCTCAGTCACCTCGCCGAGGAGACCCACGGCTTCGTCGGCGCGGACATCGAGAGCCTCAGCAAGGAGGCCGCGATGCGCGCGCTCCGGCGCTACCTCCCCGAGATCGACCTCGACGAGGAGGACATCCCGCCGAGCCTCATCGACCGGATGATCGTCAAGCGCCAGGACTTCCGCGGCGCGCTCGGCGAAGTCGAGCCCTCCGCGATGCGCGAGGTGCTCGTCGAACTCCCGAAGATGTCGTGGGACGACGTCGGCGGGCTCACCGACGCGAAGAAGAACGTCCAGGAGTCCGTCGAGTGGCCGCTCAACTCGCCGGAGAAGTTCGAACGCATGGGCATCGACCCGCCGAACGGCGTCCTCCTCTACGGGCCGCCCGGCACCGGGAAGACGCTCATGGCGAAAGCTGTCGCCAACGAGACGAACGCCAACTTCATCTCCGTGAAGGGCCCACAGCTCCTCTCGAAGTGGGTCGGCGAGTCCGAGAAGGCCATCCGCCAGACCTTCCGCAAGGCCCGGCAGGTCAGCCCCACCGTCGTCTTCTTCGACGAACTCGACTCGCTGGCCCCGGGTCGCGGGCAGGACGTCGGGAACAACGTCTCCGAGCGCGTCGTCAACCAGCTCCTCACCGAGCTCGACGGGCTCGAGGAGATGGGCGAGGTGATGGTCATCGGCGCGACGAACCGCCCCGACATCATCGACCCAGCGCTCATCCGCTCCGGCCGCTTCGACCGCATGGTCATGGTCGGCCAGCCCGACGTCGAGGGCCGCGCGCGCATCCTCGAGATCCACACCGAGGACATCCCGCTCGCGCCCGACGTCAGCCTCCGCGAGCTCGCCGAGATCACCGATGGCTACGTCGGTAGCGACATCGCGTCCATCGCCCGCGAAGCCGCCATCGAGGCGCTCCGCGAGGACGACTCGGCCGAGGAAGTCGAGATGCGCCACTTCCGCAAGGCCATGGAGAACGTCCGGCCCACCATCACCGACGACCTCCTCGACTACTACGCGGACGTCGAAGAGCAGTTCAAGGGCGGGAACTCGCCCGGCCAGGGCCGCAGAGAGGGCGGCCACATCGGCTTCCAGTAG
- the larC gene encoding nickel pincer cofactor biosynthesis protein LarC: protein MTTLAFDGRTGASGDMLLGALVAVGADPAVLAPVEDALDVTYDVRTVTRRGVRATKVTVRHGEASEDRRPRVHDDGGHGHTHGDAEEHHHSHDGEADRGHAHHDHDDAEGHGPNRSYPEVVAVVEAMGLPEPVEADALATFELLGRAEAAVHGTDLEATHFHEVGADDAIADVVGVCLLLADLDPERVVTTPVFAGGGEVEMSHGVYPVPAPAVVELAERADWRLVGGPADTELLTPTGAALLAHLAEGVDETPAMRVDASGYGAGAKDLPNRPNVLRAALGAEAADAGTRAEDGAHAGHADESGLVRDDVVVLETNLDDATPEVLGGLQETLADAGARDVSVLPVTMKKSRPGHLVKVVTKPADASRVARRLAEETGTLGIRESGARHRWIAERAFETAELEVDGEAYAVSVKVASDADGEVYDYSAEYDDAHAVARETGLPVREVMRRAVEAVR, encoded by the coding sequence ATGACCACGCTCGCTTTCGACGGCCGGACGGGCGCGAGCGGCGACATGCTGCTCGGCGCGCTCGTCGCCGTCGGCGCCGACCCCGCCGTCCTCGCGCCCGTCGAGGACGCCCTCGACGTGACGTACGACGTCCGGACGGTGACGAGGCGCGGCGTCCGCGCGACGAAGGTGACGGTGCGCCACGGGGAGGCGTCGGAGGACCGACGGCCACGCGTCCACGACGACGGGGGCCACGGCCACACGCACGGCGACGCCGAGGAGCACCACCACTCACACGACGGCGAAGCCGACCGCGGCCACGCTCACCACGACCACGACGACGCCGAGGGGCACGGGCCGAACCGGAGCTATCCGGAGGTCGTCGCGGTCGTCGAGGCGATGGGACTGCCCGAACCCGTCGAGGCGGACGCGCTCGCGACGTTCGAGTTGCTCGGGCGCGCGGAGGCCGCCGTCCACGGTACGGACCTCGAGGCGACCCACTTCCACGAGGTCGGCGCGGACGACGCCATCGCGGACGTCGTCGGGGTCTGCCTCCTCCTCGCCGACCTCGACCCGGAGCGCGTCGTGACGACGCCCGTCTTCGCCGGTGGTGGCGAGGTCGAGATGAGCCACGGCGTCTACCCGGTGCCCGCGCCCGCCGTCGTCGAACTCGCCGAGCGCGCGGACTGGCGCCTCGTCGGGGGTCCCGCCGACACCGAACTCCTCACGCCAACGGGGGCGGCGCTGCTCGCGCATCTCGCCGAGGGCGTGGACGAGACGCCGGCGATGCGGGTCGACGCGTCGGGCTACGGCGCGGGGGCGAAGGACCTCCCGAACCGCCCGAACGTCCTGCGGGCGGCGCTCGGCGCGGAGGCGGCGGACGCGGGTACGCGTGCGGAAGACGGAGCACACGCGGGACACGCCGACGAGAGCGGCCTCGTCCGCGACGACGTCGTGGTGCTGGAGACGAACCTCGACGACGCGACGCCAGAAGTGCTGGGCGGGCTGCAGGAGACGCTCGCCGACGCGGGCGCACGCGACGTCTCCGTGCTGCCGGTGACGATGAAGAAGTCCCGGCCCGGCCACCTCGTGAAGGTGGTGACGAAGCCGGCGGACGCCTCGCGCGTCGCGCGCCGCCTCGCCGAGGAGACGGGAACGCTCGGGATCCGCGAGTCGGGCGCGCGCCACCGCTGGATCGCCGAGCGCGCCTTCGAGACGGCGGAGCTGGAGGTCGACGGCGAGGCGTACGCGGTGTCGGTGAAGGTCGCGAGCGACGCCGACGGCGAGGTGTACGACTACAGCGCGGAGTACGACGACGCGCACGCGGTCGCGCGGGAGACCGGCCTCCCGGTTCGGGAAGTGATGCGTCGCGCCGTCGAGGCCGTGCGGTAG